The following DNA comes from Brassica oleracea var. oleracea cultivar TO1000 chromosome C5, BOL, whole genome shotgun sequence.
ACACGAGCAATGCCTGAATAGTCCACCAATCCTCCAAATCTGGAGATCCATCGTTTGGGTTGGGAATAGTCCCATCAATAAAGCCAAATTTCTTTCGCGACGTCAGTGCCGTCTTCATTCTACAGGCCCACTCGTCGTAGTTCGTCCCTTTTAATATCGGATGCGAGATCACTGCACTCGGGTTATCGGCCGAGTGCAAGTCGTAAGGTGAGATTGCCCTCCTCACCTATGTTGTTTCTGCTGCTCCAGCAGCTGTGGTCGGGTTCGTCGTGATCGTTGGGGTCGTCATGATCCGATTCAAAGTTTTTCGAAAAATTAAATTTCACGCTCTGATACCATAAAGAGAAACATAGGGTTTGGGAATTTTCTGTATATCATTGATCAACAACGAGTCTTACATTTATACAACTCAAGCTAAGAGGATCTAGGATCTAGGAGAGAATCTATGCACTTGTACAACAACTCAAACAATCTCCTAAACTCTAGCAACAAACATAACCACAGTAGAATATCTCACGTATCTTATCTTATCCGAAGCTTCAGTTACCGTTACTTAGCCAAACTCCAATAGATTGATCTAATAGATAGGTGGTGATGGATCAAAGATGTCTTTACCTTTTCCTTGCAGAGTGATTCCCATAAATTCACGTTTTCTTGAATCCCCTGTTCAAGGTAAAGTATATATAAAGAGATATTACATAAGGGTTACGATTAGAAACCATTAATGATGAACATAGTAAAGAAGAGGAGATGTAAAGGTAGAGAACACAAAGAGTCAATTTGTGTTTTTCAGATGAGTCGGAACCTATGAAAACTTTATATCCCATTGAAGAGAGAGCTTCTGAACCAAAGAAGAATATTGGGCCTTTTCTTTAATTTATGTTACGAAGCCCATCACATATAAAATAACAAGTTGTTACAAATCAAAAGAAAAAATTGTACGCGAAAAACAAATCAGGGACTTTTTCAGTGGGGCCCACAACATGCTGACGTGGATAGGTTTATGAGAGAATAAAAACTCAATCATTATAATATAGATTCCCACCCTAGTTCAGCTCCTAGGGATGGGCGTTTGGGTACCCATTTGGGTTCTGTTCGGATCTATTCGGGTTTCGGATTTTCAGGGTTAAAGATTTCAGCCTCATTCGGGTATTTCTATATTTTGGTTCGAGTTAGGTTCAGATCTTTGCGGGTTCGGATAACCCATTTAAATAATTTTTAAAATTGTAAAATTCATTATATATTTTAAATTTCTCAAAATATTTAAATAAATAATATATTACATATAAATTTGAATAACATACGTCAAAACACCTAAAATTAACATATAAATTAGTTTGGTTTGAATATTTTGATAGAGAAGATATTTCGAGTATTTTTTGGTGTTTTCAATATATTTTAGTTATTTTAGACATTTAATTTTGACTATTTTTTTATATGTTCAAATATATTAGACAGCTTAAAAGTATCTTATATATTTTGGATGTTTTTAATATACATTAAATCTAGAAATAATTATTATATTTAGGTATATAAATCTATTTCAGGTATATTCGGGTACCCGAAATACTTCGGTTCGGATCGGACTCGGTTTCGGTTCTCTAAATACCAAAATTTTGAACCCGTTCGAATATTTAATCAATTTCGGTTTGGGTTTGGTACTACTTTTTTGGATTGGGTTCGTTTTGGTTCTTCGGATTCGGTTGTTTTGCCCACCCCTACCAGCTCCATATCATGTCTTGGGTCTTGGCTGTTTGGTAGTGTCAAGTGACGCAACATTAATTGACTTCCAAGTTCGAACTACTTTTGTTGAATTCTTTTCCTTCGTCCTTTGTTAGTCAGCACTTTTGTTGAACTTTAGTAATTGATTTATTTATTTGTTATTGTATATGTTAGATTTGGCATTTGAGTTTACATTGTTGAGTTAAAACCTGCTTTCGAGAAGATAAAGACTTTTCTTTTATTTTTATACCACTCAGGACAATTTCAAACTATGCGTTTGAGTTTACATTGTTGAGTTAAAACCTGCTTTCGAGAAGATAAAGGCTTTTCTTTTATTTATATACCACTCAGGACAATTTCAAACTATTTTAGAAAATGTATTCTACACATATTTGTTTTGCAAAAAATGAAATAAATTGCAATTTATTTAAAAATACTTTCCAAAATTTGATGGATATTAAAATCCATGATCTTAACAACTTCATTATAGATTGATTGATATCAATATGAATAATAATAGAGGCTGATTTTAATGTTATAGAAAATAATAAACCAACAAGAAGACGACCATATATATTTAAAGGAATTATATTTGAAATTTCTCGCGGGTTGGGTTCGTGTTCGGATAACCCGTTTAAATTATTTTAAATTTTTTAAAATTCATATATATATTAAAAATTTTAAAATAAAAAATTAAAATAATATATTATATAAGTTTGAATAATGTATGCCAGAATACCTAAAGTTTACATATAAATTTGTTTGGTATGAATATTTGGATAAAAACAATGATATTTCAAGTATTTTTGGTGTTTTGAGTATTGTTCAGCTAATTTGAACATTTACTTTTGGAAAATTTCAAAATATAATTCATATTGTGGATACTTTTTATATATTAAATTTAAAATAATTAATATATTTAATTATATAAATCTATTTCAGATACATTCGGGTATCTGAAACACTTTGGTTCGGATCGTATTTAGTTTCGGTTCTCTGAATACAAAATTTTTGAACCCATTCGGATATTTAATCTATTTCGGTTTGGTACTACTTTCGGATTGGATTTTGTTTGGTTCTTCATATTTGATTTTTTTGCCCAACCCTAACCAAAATAGTCAAACTTAAACCAAATACAAATTCATAAATAACCAAACGGTTTCTATATCTTGGCTTTAAAAAAACAAAAATTGAACCAGAACCAATTTTTTTTTTTTTTTAATTAAGCCGAAAATACTCCCGCGCTTTTAAAGCGCAGATCAAAATCTAGTATACATTTAAAAAAAATTCTTTAACCGTTTTTATGATTAATTGAGATTTTGCTTTATTTTTCTATTTGCACATATTTAAAAGGTAACACAAACTTAAAAAAAAAATACAAGAAGTACCACGACGAATTTCGTAATTTGTTTGAACTATAGCAAGGATTGGTTGCTAAATCTCTTCTCCACAACTGCTGAGATTTGAACTTAGCATCTCCAATCTTAGGATAGAAGACTTTATCACTAGAAACAGTAAAAAACATTATAAGATATTATCACCATTTAAATGAATATATATAAAAATATATAAAGTTTAACCGATTAGTATTACACAAATCCATTACCAATATATAAAGTCAAACCGATTGTCTTCATATTTGGCTCAAAGAGTAAATTTGTTCCCTATTCACCACTTATATAAATAATAGGACATGTTTTTGAAATAATTGTCGTACAACATATATATATACTCATATATATTGAAATGTAAAGAATTTATCAAAAGAAAATTACGTAAAAATATCAAAATTCTAAAAGTCAATTATCTAACTACTTTATGTAGCTCAACATTCTCGAAGAAGAAACGAAAACAATACACATTCTGGAATAAGCAGTCTGTTTCAAAAACCAAAACTCAGCAAGATATTGGAATAATCAAGCTAAAAGTCCGGTTCAAGAAAATCAACAGGCTAATCTGGTGGAGACATGCAATAAATGTACTTTAGCACTTATTTTCATTAGGTAAAGAAAATTTCAAGGTCAAAAGTAATACAGAGTGTATGTTAATTATCAAACAAAGATCCAGCTAATCTCTAGCGGTATCTTGAATATTGCGTGAAACACTGAAACTATAACCATCATTTGCTTTTCTGCCTATCACCATACTACACAAGTTTCAAATACTTTTTGATTATGATATCAAAAATTAATTTTATAATGTTCAGAACACATTATCTTCACACGTGGCACCTAACTCAACCAATGACGGTCCTTTCACCAACCCCATTCTTCTCACTCCTTTTTTTTTCTTTTGACAACGAAACCCTATCGTCCTCTATCTGTTGTCATAATAATTCCTTCGCCTTTTTGATTTTTATTTTTATTTTGGTTTTATGATTTACACTCAATTTTAGAACGATTGTATAAAGTAACTTTTAGTCCACAAGGCCGCTTCGATAAAAAGGCACGTAAACCACTTCCTCTCATTCACAATTTCAGTTGGTTCCAAATAATTTTACTTCTTAAAAGTGAGGATTTAACATCACTAGTTCAGTTTCAATTTTTTTTGGGAGGAATAATTTGCATTTCTGGCACTGTATTATTAACAGTTGATCATAGTTATAAAAAAGGTTAATGACCAATAATTTAAAACTTCTACGATTTATTGCAAAAGAAAATGATGAATAATTTTTGCCATTATTAAAATTTTAACCATAAGATCATAAATCGTTATGCATTGTTTTGATAAGAATTTGTGGGTTTTTGGCATCATTTGTGGTTTATAGTATATGTTATTATAATTAGTTGTTTTATGTAATGTTTGTATTTGGTGCATGAATTATAAGAACAACATTTTCTAGTTCTTTTTTTGACAAAAAAATTCTAGTATTAAGAAAACAATGTGAATTCTTTCGTACATTTTTAATATAATGTATAATCAAATGTCCCTGAAAATAAACTGTAGTATAAATTAATAAAATTTTATTATCTAACTGAAATTCAAATTTGCAAAAACTCGTTCATCGTCTTAATGCTTTTTCTCTTGTTTTTTAAAATGAATTTGATATCTGGTGAAGTTTCATGATAAACTAAATAGCAGTACGTATTCTTTGAAAATTGTATTTAAACTATATAAAAAGGGTTAACATGCTACGAACTCAATTATTTGGTTTTGTTTGTGTTTGTTCTTAAGCTTTTGCAAGTACTACTTTACGGAAATTGAAGACCGCCCCATATAGGATTGTTGATGATTTTTATTTTCTTCAAAATAAATCATAATATGTATTGTAGAAAACTAGAAATTATAATATTGTTGTTCGTACAATTGAAAAAGCCCACAAAGGATAAAATTTATATGTTGCAGAATCGAGTGGTATTGGGACGAGACAATATTTATGCTTTGAATTTGGCTTTGAAAGACCTCAGCTCCAAATTTGACCCAAAAAAGGACATCAGCTCCAATTTCATAATTATAATATATATATCGTTAAAATTAGTTTCTATATACTTTTAAATTTATATTGTACAAAATTGTGTAAGTCATATATTTAATAATGCTCATTTTAAAATAAATAAAAAAGTTATTGTACGCTAGAATTGTATGCAAGATAATTTAGGTTTAAATTATATCAGACGATCATGCACATCTTAGTGAATATATGAATAAATAAATTTAGTTAAGTTAATTAAAATATTGTTCTCTTGTTTCACGTAATGGTTTTGAGAATATGTAACTTTCGGTTATTAATTTCTTACTCTGGGTAGTACAGGACCAGTAGGTAAAAGATCAAATCTGAAGAAACTGTGTCAGAAAAAGACGAAACTGAACAAAATTGGTTGACAATTGTAAAGAGTGCGCCGTGTGGGACATAAAATCCACCCTTCAACGCCTTTTAGACATAGAAAGTTTGTTTACTTCAGAGATAATTTAGAGATATACCAGACTTATACACCTTTGGATCTATGATCATTTTAATCTATGTTAAACAAATTATCATATGTTTAGGAGTTTGCGTGTCTACAGTAAATGAAGACGATCAGTGATTCTTGTTAGTGATGGGCTTAACTCACACCCAAAAACTAGCTCAAGAGTGGAAGATTACCCATACACATATATATTGCCCAAAGATCATTACATTGATCGATGTGGGACTTTAATAGCCCCTCTCGGGATGTGGGTGGAAAACGGTCCATTGGAAACAGCTCAAGCCCAACATCTCGGAAATACCACAGCAAGATAAACCATTTTTACAGGCTACATAAGTAGGAAACTGTTTATACGGGAAATCATCTGATGGGCTTAACCTGGCTCTGATACCATATTAGTGATGGACCTAACTCACACCCAAAAACTAGCTCAAGAGTGGAGGATTACCAATACACATATATATTGTCCAAAGATTATTATATTGATTGATGTGGGACTTTAATAATTCTTCGTAACCATTGATATTAACTTTAAAATTATGAAAAAAAAAACTTTAAAATTATGATGTAGAGGGTTGGAATACATATACAACATGAAATTTCAAACAAACGACATAATGCATGTAAATGAATGCATGTAGGAAAATCCCAAATTAATCCTTTCTCAAAAAAATCATATTTGTTTTCTATGGAGTTGGGCTAAAGATTATAAATCTTAAAAAGCAAATTTTCAAATGAATTGCTTTAAGACACTATAAAACTGCTGTCTTATATAACTAGAATAAATTTCAATGCTTTTAAGTAACCACAATGAATGTTTACAATCCAATGAAGGTATAAGTTTATATTTTTAATTTTACAACCCAATTCCACACTATATGTTACTAACTTTGGATAACATAACATTTTTTTTAACATAACATTAATTCATTGAAAACATATGATCTCTCCCAAAGAAATCGTATGTTTTGTTTACCTATCATTCATTTAAGAAAAAAAGCAGCTGAAAAATATTTATCTATTTTATAGGCGTCATATCAACCCTCAATAGCTTTACTTACAATGCATACAATAATCCATTAGGTGTACATACATATATACATATATATATATATATATATATATATATATATATATATATATATATATATATGTTTCAACCCATATATATATAGGAGCGAGCGAGACACTTCTACCAAACACAAAGATCAAGAGAGAAAAAATGGGAGGGATCAAAAGCGGCGAGAAAACGAGCGTTTTGGTGGTCGGAGCGACGGGTTACTTAGGGAAGAGAATCGTGAGGGCGTGTTTGGCTGAAGGTCACGAAACTTACGTTTTGCAGCGGCCAGAGATTGGTCTCGACATCGAGAAAGTCCAACTCCTTTTTTCATTCAAGAAACTCGGCGCTCGTCTTGTCGAAGCTTCTTTCTCTGACCACCAAAGCCTCGTATCGGCCGTGAAACTCGTAGACGTCGTTGTCTCCGCCATGTCGGGCGTTCACTTCCGTAGCCATAACATCCTTGTCCAGCTTAAGCTTGTTGAAGCCATCAAAGAGGCTGGTAATGTCAAGGTGAGAATGAGATTAAACGTTAAAATTGGTAGGTTGAGAAAATTTTTTAAAACTGCTGATAATTTGTTGTTTTTAACTTTTTACGTTTCTAAAGGACCCCAATAACATATGCTTATATAGAAAACTTAACCTAATATTTCAAACAAATCAAAAGTGTTTTAATTTGATAAAACATTTTATTGTAGTACTTTGGATGGGTATCTATTATATTTTATTGTTAAATGATAAGATTGATAAAATTAATTGTTTCAGCGGTTTTTACCATCTGAGTTTGGTATGGATCCACCACGTATGGGACATGCTTTACCACCAGGAAGAGAAACGTTCGACCAAAAACTGGAAGTGCGTCATGCTATTGAAGCTGCCGGAATACCTTACACTTACGTTGTTGGCGCTTGCTTTGCCGCATATTTTGCCGGAAACTTATCTCAGATGGAAACTTTACTCCCTCCAAAGAAAAAAGCTAATATATATGGAGATGGAAACGTAAAAGGTAAAAATCATTACTCCCTCCAAAGAAAAAATTTACTCTTCTAAGTGTGGTTATTATTTAGTTGTTAGATTTGAATGATTACCTCATAAGTTTCTAAAGCAGTCAATCTTTAATGGTGTTATCTTCGTAGTGGTGTTCGCCGATGAAGACGATATCGCAAAATACACCGCAAAAACACTAGACGATCCACGAACAGTGAACAAAACCGTGTACATCAGACCTCAGGACAACGTTCTCACGCAAAATGAATTGGTTAAGATTTGGGAAAAGCTAACCGGAAATGATTTGGAGAAAACCAATATTGCGGCAAAAGACTTCCTTGCCAACATTGAACGTAAGTTCACTAATAATGTAACATAGTATATAACTATATATCATTTTCAGCTACACGTGCTTAATAGACTAGGCTTTATGTCCGTTTAAAACATAAAGCCCATTAAATGTTAACTGATTTTGTTATATTAATGTAGACATGGAGATTCCACATCAAGCAGGGATAGGACATTTTTATCATATATTCTATGAAGGATGTCTCACTGATCACAAAGTTGGAGAAGATGAAGAAGCGTCAAGTCTCTATCCGGATGTCAAGTACAGGCGTATGGATGATTATTTAAGAATGTTCCTCTGATTACAATTAGGTAAAATCATATCTATAATAAATATTCATATCATAAGTTTGAAGTTTTTATATTCATGTATTTTCGTGTTACTCAAAGTTGAATGTACTCATTATGCAACAAATATATATGATCTGTTCTTTTCTTAACAACCATACCAGAACAACAACAAAAACTAATTACGTTCAAACGACGAAATGATGAAAACTGAATAACAAATAAATGAGGAACATCCTTTTCTCCAAAAATGAGATGCATTAGAAAAGGGGGAAACACAGATTTCAATACTATAAGGCAACCAATTAATAAAATCCGTACGTAAAGCCCACAAATAACCTTATATATATTAGTGTTTAATTCTGTAATTGCAAGGTGTTACTTTATAGATTCAAAAATTATTAAAAATATATTAATTGAATAGCTGCTTTCCTGCGTCATCCTCTACGTTCTCTTTTTATAGCTGATTGCTTTCCTTATTTTCTCCAAATCTATTCACTAGCCGAGTTCAGTTACCTTGATGGATCTTGTTCCAGGGATGTAATCTATCTCCAACAAGTTGTTGTAACTTTGTTATTGTGTAAGTGTAAATATAGCAAGAGAGGAGACATAAGAAATCAACCTCCATCTTTTCCTCTCTTTTTTTGAGCCGGTGGATGAAGCCAGGGAGGCTGCCATAGCTCCATCTTCGGTCGGGCTCTTGTATTTTTTATCCTCTCTTTTTGTGTCTAGTTTTTGATACATGTAGATGTTTTGATGCAAATGCGTCTTATGTTAGAACTATTCGATTCTTGGTAACTGTGGAGCTTGTGGTCCCATATCTTTTTGATATTTTCAGTGGTTTGTCTCCAATTACCAACTTAAGTTTTTCCGATCAAGATCTGGTGACAAATTTGTCTTTCGCCGGATTCTAATCTTGTGAGATCTAGCGATTCTTCTAGCTTCAATAGTCTATTTCAGTTTGGTTTCCGCCTGGTTCGATCTATCCCCTTCTCATCTCATCAAAATATAGTTATCCTCAATGTGCTTCTATTCATGTATTTTTTGAAAATTCCGCCACATTCGGAAGATTGGTAACTCCTTACCATATTATGAGGTAGGCATAGGGGTTCGACTTTTTGGTTATAAGGATATAACAACTGTTCGATTATTTATGAAATCCATTGATTATTTTGGTTTTCGGTTCCGTTCAGTAACAAGGTTAGGAACTGGATAATATCCCTTAAAATTTCAGTTTCAATTCATTTCTCGTTCATTTCCAGTTTTCCAGGTAACTTAGATAAATTTAAATATTTCGAATAATTTTTTTTTTGGGTAATTCAATTCTTTCAGACAATTTTGATTATTTTAAATATTTTGGATAAAAATAGCCAGGTAAGTTTTTTCTCGGTAGTTCGATTTATAAGTAGTATTTAAAAAGTATTTGGTAATTTTCAAACTAAATATAATTAATATTTTAAAGTATATAAATTGTATTTTAGATATTCTGATACCCATTTGGTTATGGTTTGGTTTCTGTTTTTTTTTTTGTTTTATATATGTAGAAACAACTCTTTTATTTGTGAATATCAGTCTAGTTTTGGATTCATTTTTTTTGTTCGGTTCCAGTTTGGTTTTTGATTCTCGGTTTATATGCACATACTTTTTTATAAAGCATGAGTTTAACACTTTGAAAGGTAGTGTGTGCTTCTATGAAGGAGGACTTCATTTATATATGTTGTTTGGATATCTGCTTCTTCAGTAATTGTTATGTGGAATGCTTTCTACGACCTTTGAAGTATAGTATTCCAAAAACAAAAACAAAATATTGACAATTTTAATGCAGACATGACGATATATAACATTAAAAAAACAGGAAAAATAACTACTAAGGACAAATAGAAAAGAAAACATGTAATCATTAAAACAAGCAAAACAATATATTGTTTCATAACACCCCACACATGACAGCATATATATATATTATATCTCTCAACATATAGTTTCATACAATCAATTTAACAAAACCCTTAAACTCACAAAATAGTCACCCGCTCAAATAATGACAACATTCCCGCGGGAAGAGCGAACCATTAGTATATCATAAAAAGATACCAAATGTTAAAGATTTTATAATGAGAAACTGTACTTACGTACAATATGAATAAAGATACGATCATGAGACTGTTGTAATTTGTAAACGCTGAATATAACTTAAGGAAATATGATGTAATGCGTTGAATATAAATATATATATATATATATATATATATATATTGTAATTTCAAGAAAATGATGTTTGTAAATTAATGCATCCACAGACTCTAGCTAGTGTAGATAGTTTTCTTTTAACAAAAAACATCTAATATACCAAACTCTTTTTGGTGGAAATAAAATATGTTCATATTAGTGTTTTGGGCTGAGAATGAAAAAGAAAGTTGGATAATTTGAATCTTTTCTTTAAGCTAGAAATAGTTATGCCAGAATAAGTTCTTAGATTTTAGTAAAATATGGTAAAATTGGCCATTAATTTTTTGAAAAATTGGCCATTAATTTTTTGAACTTTTAGAGATAAAATATATTTGCATTGCAAACCATTTTTGTAAAATACAGGACAAAAATATATTTTAAAAATATATGTGACACTTTAACAACTATAAGCAATTTTTAATGTTATTCCCTTAAAAATTCAAACAAATGATGGTTATGTAATTGCAAGAATGTAAATTATGTAACCTAATTATATAATATGTCATATAAATCGTTGATATAATTTTAGATGTTTAATAATGCACAGAGTCTAAAGTAGGTTAAATTGTTCAAATAAGTAAAAACAATTATAGCCATTCATATATTTGATCATTTTTTATTCTTCTAAAATTTTTCTTTGGTAAATCCTATCAATAACACTAAAATAAAATTGTCACAGAAATAGCAGATATGAGAAAAAACCCTCAAATAAGCATTCATTAGACAAAAAGACTTTATTACTCTAAAATAAAATTGAACTCTAACCTCTAAAAGCTAAACCATAGTCACGAAAATAAATCAAAAAGTAAAATATATATTTATTGTATAATTATTGTTTACATAATTAAGAAAATAATCTTTGTTAATTTTTAATATATTAAACTAATCATGTAGTTAGAAGTATATACTTCATTTAATGTTTTAATGAATGCTATTTTGGAAAAAAAATTCCTGTTTGTGTAATATTTTTAGAACATAAAATTATTTTAGCACTAATTAGAGGTAAACAACAAAAACTCAACTTTTAAAGTTCAATCATTTTTTTCAGAAAATACAACACAAGAACCAAAAAATTAGGCTATATATTTGATTTATGGATTAAATTGTCAACCACTGATTAAGTTCTATCAAATTTGGGTAAAATATCTACAAAAACATGGACAAATTAATTTGTATCAATCCATATTATCTAGGGTTGAAAAGGAAATCATAAGAAATATTGAAAATCTTAATTGACCCAAGAAAATAAAATGAATGAAGCTTTATGCATAAGTAACAGAAGCATAGACATTGAACAAGATATGATGCAAAACATTCATCACTTCTTTTGTGAAATTAAAAATTTTTGCAATTAAAGAGTTCTTTGGATTATTTTTTTTTGGTAGTTAAGCTTTATTTAAAAATCATAAACTATGCAAACATGAAAGCAGTGGATTAGGTTTAGTATTGCATGTGAAAAGTTGAAGGAAATATAGTAATTTTACCAATAATTGAGAAAACCCTTAAACCATAAATTTATTCATGTGTACACATAATTATAGAATTTAGCATGCAGTATATGATACAAACACTTAATATTTTTTATATATGTTTTTTTTCTCACATCCATGAGATAACATATATAAATATGTATAATTTCACAATATAGTGCGAGTATAGTTTTTTTGGGTCTAAAGTGCGAGTATGAATGCAAACATATTTTAAAATAGATTCCACACTAGTTAATTGGTACCAAACTTTAACTGAAACTTGAAACTTGTCGATGTTTGGTTGTACGCCTGCTTGAGAATTCTTATTTCTCAACACAC
Coding sequences within:
- the LOC106292815 gene encoding pinoresinol reductase 1; translated protein: MGGIKSGEKTSVLVVGATGYLGKRIVRACLAEGHETYVLQRPEIGLDIEKVQLLFSFKKLGARLVEASFSDHQSLVSAVKLVDVVVSAMSGVHFRSHNILVQLKLVEAIKEAGNVKRFLPSEFGMDPPRMGHALPPGRETFDQKLEVRHAIEAAGIPYTYVVGACFAAYFAGNLSQMETLLPPKKKANIYGDGNVKVVFADEDDIAKYTAKTLDDPRTVNKTVYIRPQDNVLTQNELVKIWEKLTGNDLEKTNIAAKDFLANIEHMEIPHQAGIGHFYHIFYEGCLTDHKVGEDEEASSLYPDVKYRRMDDYLRMFL